GGGAACAGCATCCTGGAGTGCTTAAACGAGCAGCGGCTGCAGGGCCTGTACTGTGACGTGTCCGTGGTGGTGAAGGGCCATGCGTTCAAAGCCCACCGGGCCGTGCTGGCGGCCAGCAGCTCCTACTTCCGAGACCTCTTCAACAGCAGCAAGAGCGCGGTGGTGGAGCTGCCCGcggcggtgcagccccagtccttccAGCAGATCCTCAGCTTCTGCTACACCGGCCGGCTCAGCATGAACGTGGGCGACCAGTTCCTGCTCATGTACACGGCCGGCTTCCTGCAGATCCAGGAGATCATGGAGAAGGGGACAGAGTTCTTTCTGAAGGTCAGCTCCCCGAGCTGCGACTCCCAGGGGCTGCACGGCGAGGAGGCTCCCGGTTCGGAGCCGCAGAGCCCCGTGGCCCAGACCTCCTCCCGCGCCTCCTGTAACACGCCGCTGCCCCTGGTGTCCCGCGTGAAGACGGAGAGCCAGGACTCGGACTCTGTGCAGTGCACGCCGGTAGCCAAGCGCCTGTGGGACAGTGGCCAGAAGGAGACCAACGGCAACAGGAAGATGCCCCGCTTCTCGGCGGAGGCCGGGCCGAACAGGCAGGCGGCGGCGGGCAGCGGGCCCAGCACGTCGGAGCGCACCAGCCCCGGGACCTCCAGCGCCTACACCAGCGACAGCCCCGGCTCCTACCACAACGAGGAGGACGAGGAGGAGGACGTGGTGGAGGAAGGCTCAGATGAGCAGTACCGGCAGATCTGCAACATGTACACCATGTACAGCATGATGAATGTCAACCAGTCAGGTGAGCCGCTGGGGTTGGGAGTAGCGGCAGTAGCTCTGGATCTGGCCGGCtcgctgctgggggggggggggggggggagagcagtgaCCACTCCGAGGCGGGCCAGCTCGCTTCCAGGGCAACAGGCCCAGGGCTGGTCGACCTTGCACCTGGAGGATTGGGGGCTGGCTGACTCGCTGCGGGGGGAATGTGGCGAGCGGCGACGGCTCGGGGGGAATGAGAACGCAGTGGCAACGCAGGGGCTGCCTTGGGGTGTGGGGGAAGTGGTGACAGATTCAGGGCCGGCCGGCTCAGTGCTGGGGGTTTGGGGAGTGGCGACTGCACGgtggcaggggaagggagtgggagagCGGTGCCCAGAGCTGGCCGTTCTCGTGATAAATAACCTGTCTCATGTAAGTGGACGTAGAACATCGCCTTTGTCCTGTTTTCATGTTTTCTGGGAAGAAGGTGGCTGACAGAGGTGAGATCCCTCTAGTGCAggtagttgggttttcaggatggccGCAGTGAATGTGCACAcgagagagagatttgcattgcctgggtctccaatgcatttaaacctctctcatgcatattccttgtgggtCCCCTGAAACCCTGCCTCCAGGGGAGGCTTGGAGGCGCTGCTCTAGTGCACGAGACAGTAAAGGTTTGACAGACTCGCCCCGGCTACATCCAGGGCCCCCCTGGCATTCCCCCGCTAatcctttctcctcctttttgcTGCTTGCCCCAGCGGAGAAGGTGGAGGCTCTCCCCGAGCAGTCCCCCTCGGAGTCCCGCAGCCGGATGCGGCTCAGGCAGGACCTGGCTTGTCTGCCCGCGGAGCTCATTAATCAGATCGGGAACCGCTGCCACCCTAAGCTGTACGAGGAGGGAGACCCGGCCGAGAAGCTGGAGCTGGTGATAGGTAAGGGGCGGggctgggcgggggggggggggcggagcggGGCCTGGGTGCTGTGTAACCCCTCTGTGACGTGCcgctcctcgcccccccccccataggcacCAACGTGTACATCACCCGCGCGCAGCTGATGAACTGCCACGTCAGCGCGGGCACGCGGCACAAGGTGCTGCTGAGGCGCCTGCTGGCCTCGTTCTTCGATCGGTGAGTACCTGGGGAGCCTGGGCGAGGGCATTAGCTGTGGGGGGGCCTGGCCCTGTATAATGCGATGCCGCTCTTCCGCAGGAACACCCTGGCAAACAGCTGTGGGACCGGCATCCGTTCTTCCACCAACGACCCTAGTCGAAAGCCACTGGACAGCAGAGTCCTTCACGCAGTGAAATGTGAGTCTcgcgcaggccccccccccccccccccccccggagtggGACtcgtcctggggggggggggtgaacagaCAGCCCCGCGAGTCGGATTTTCTTCCAGGGGGTGGTGGGGATGGAGAGCACCCTGCAGGCGGGGAGGGTGGAGACGGCACTCTGACGGCCGGAcgttgggctgggggggggggggggggagtggttgaCGGTCAGGGCCCTGCAGGCTTGGTTGTGCTGtagaggatggggggagggggagagttgtTGGGACACACAGGCCCAATGGCTGGGGTTACGTCCTGGGGTGGGGGACACACAGGCCCAATGGCTGGGGTTACgtcctggggtggggagggtggttTAAAC
The DNA window shown above is from Rhinatrema bivittatum chromosome 19, aRhiBiv1.1, whole genome shotgun sequence and carries:
- the NACC1 gene encoding nucleus accumbens-associated protein 1; amino-acid sequence: MAQTLQMEIPNFGNSILECLNEQRLQGLYCDVSVVVKGHAFKAHRAVLAASSSYFRDLFNSSKSAVVELPAAVQPQSFQQILSFCYTGRLSMNVGDQFLLMYTAGFLQIQEIMEKGTEFFLKVSSPSCDSQGLHGEEAPGSEPQSPVAQTSSRASCNTPLPLVSRVKTESQDSDSVQCTPVAKRLWDSGQKETNGNRKMPRFSAEAGPNRQAAAGSGPSTSERTSPGTSSAYTSDSPGSYHNEEDEEEDVVEEGSDEQYRQICNMYTMYSMMNVNQSAEKVEALPEQSPSESRSRMRLRQDLACLPAELINQIGNRCHPKLYEEGDPAEKLELVIGTNVYITRAQLMNCHVSAGTRHKVLLRRLLASFFDRNTLANSCGTGIRSSTNDPSRKPLDSRVLHAVKFYCQNFAPNFKESEMNAIAADMCTNARRVVRKSWIPKLKLLMAEGDTYTSFINDTGKMEPDILGVEQGGFESGSHEDAGTSAEGLP